A genomic stretch from Bifidobacterium sp. ESL0769 includes:
- the atpD gene encoding F0F1 ATP synthase subunit beta: MAENESTAQSSATSADQPKDLNAGRITRVQGSVIDAEFPAGHLPDIYNALKVKISNVGNTEGETVKEITLEVEQQIGDSTVRAVALKPTDGLVRGATVTDTGGPIEVPVGDVTKGHVFDVTGNILNKKPDEHIEIKQRWSIHRNPPAFDQLESRTKMFETGIKVIDLLTPYVEGGKIGLFGGAGVGKTVLIQEMIQRVAQNHGGVSVFAGVGERTREGNDLIGEMGDAGVLEKTALVFGQMDEPPGTRLRVPLTALTMAEYFRDVENQDVLLFIDNIFRFTQAGSEVSTLLGRMPSAVGYQPNLADEMGSLQERITSTRGHSITSLQAIYVPADDYTDPAPATTFAHLDATTELSRDIASQGIYPAVDPLSSTSRILDPRYVGQEHYDTANRVKAILQRNKELQDIIALIGIDELGEEDKTTVNRARKIQQFLGQNFYVAKKFTGLEGSYVPADETVEAFKRICDGQYDELPEQAFNGIGGIDDLEHKWHDMQKEYA, translated from the coding sequence ATGGCAGAAAACGAGTCAACGGCTCAGTCCAGCGCGACCTCCGCCGACCAGCCGAAAGATCTGAACGCTGGACGCATTACACGCGTCCAGGGTTCGGTGATTGATGCCGAATTCCCGGCGGGGCACCTGCCCGACATCTACAATGCCCTGAAAGTCAAGATCAGCAACGTGGGCAACACCGAAGGCGAGACCGTCAAGGAGATTACCCTTGAGGTCGAGCAGCAGATCGGCGATTCCACGGTGCGCGCGGTCGCATTGAAGCCTACCGATGGCCTCGTGCGCGGCGCGACGGTCACCGATACGGGCGGCCCCATTGAGGTGCCGGTCGGCGACGTGACCAAGGGACATGTGTTCGATGTCACGGGCAACATTCTGAACAAGAAGCCCGATGAGCATATCGAAATCAAGCAGCGTTGGTCCATCCACCGCAACCCGCCGGCCTTCGACCAGCTCGAAAGCCGCACCAAGATGTTCGAGACGGGCATCAAGGTCATCGATTTGCTGACCCCGTACGTCGAGGGCGGCAAGATCGGCCTCTTCGGCGGTGCAGGCGTCGGCAAGACCGTGCTGATTCAGGAGATGATTCAGCGCGTGGCACAGAACCACGGCGGCGTCTCCGTATTCGCCGGCGTCGGCGAGCGTACCCGCGAGGGCAACGATCTGATTGGTGAGATGGGCGATGCAGGCGTTTTGGAGAAGACCGCACTGGTCTTCGGCCAGATGGATGAGCCCCCGGGGACGCGTCTTCGCGTGCCGCTCACGGCGCTGACGATGGCTGAGTACTTCCGCGACGTCGAGAACCAGGATGTGTTGCTCTTCATCGACAACATCTTCCGCTTCACGCAGGCGGGTTCCGAGGTCTCCACGCTGCTCGGCCGTATGCCGTCCGCAGTGGGCTACCAGCCGAACCTGGCCGATGAGATGGGCTCCCTGCAGGAGCGCATCACCTCGACCCGTGGTCACTCGATTACCTCGCTGCAGGCCATCTACGTGCCCGCCGACGATTACACCGACCCGGCCCCGGCCACGACCTTCGCCCACTTGGATGCGACCACTGAGCTTTCTCGTGACATCGCCTCCCAGGGCATCTACCCGGCCGTCGACCCGCTCTCGTCCACTTCGCGAATCCTTGATCCGCGTTACGTGGGTCAGGAGCACTACGACACTGCGAACCGCGTCAAGGCGATTCTGCAGCGCAACAAGGAGCTTCAGGACATCATTGCCCTGATTGGTATCGACGAGCTCGGTGAGGAAGACAAGACTACCGTCAACCGCGCCCGCAAGATTCAGCAGTTCCTGGGCCAGAACTTCTATGTCGCGAAGAAATTCACCGGCTTGGAAGGTTCGTATGTGCCTGCCGACGAAACCGTCGAGGCCTTCAAGCGCATTTGCGATGGCCAATACGACGAACTGCCTGAGCAGGCGTTCAACGGCATCGGTGGTATCGATGACCTTGAGCACAAGTGGCACGACATGCAGAAGGAATATGCGTGA
- a CDS encoding F0F1 ATP synthase subunit epsilon, which yields MAGSTMKVNIVASDRPLWTGVAKSVSIPASEGGMGLLPDHEPILTVIDKGTVSAIDVDGNRHSFEVTDGFASFDSNSLTVAVETGVDTKKDPTATGE from the coding sequence ATGGCCGGCTCCACGATGAAGGTGAATATCGTCGCTTCCGACCGTCCTCTTTGGACAGGCGTCGCGAAGTCCGTTTCCATCCCCGCGAGCGAGGGTGGCATGGGCCTTCTGCCTGACCATGAGCCGATTCTCACGGTGATCGACAAAGGCACGGTTTCAGCCATTGACGTTGACGGCAATCGTCACAGCTTCGAAGTGACCGACGGGTTCGCGTCCTTCGATTCCAACTCGCTGACCGTCGCCGTCGAAACCGGCGTGGACACCAAGAAGGATCCGACGGCAACCGGCGAGTAA
- the nucS gene encoding endonuclease NucS, which produces MRIIVADCSAVYSGRLNASLPMAKRVLMIKADQSLLIFSELGSYKPLNWMAAPCTIREVTPERDPQRDDEAVSEHHEEETEATANTDGDIVAQSSVDTDIDESSEQVPEKVFRVAAQKSTDVLEVTVQHVYSDETYDLGEDPGLVKDGVEDHLQYYLAQQIERIGKGAKLVRREYPTPVGPVDIMAIDGNGQHVAIEIKRHGGIDGVEQLTRYVKLLNKDPLLAPVRGMFAAQTITPQAKVLATERGFDCLILDYEDMKGTDDDSLRLF; this is translated from the coding sequence GTGCGAATTATTGTTGCTGATTGCTCTGCCGTCTATTCTGGGAGGCTCAACGCCTCGTTGCCTATGGCCAAGCGAGTGCTCATGATCAAGGCCGACCAGAGCCTGCTGATTTTCTCCGAACTCGGTTCTTACAAGCCGCTCAACTGGATGGCCGCGCCCTGCACCATCAGGGAAGTTACGCCGGAACGTGACCCACAACGCGACGATGAGGCCGTATCGGAACATCATGAAGAAGAAACTGAAGCGACAGCGAACACGGATGGGGACATCGTTGCACAAAGTTCCGTGGACACGGATATCGACGAGAGTAGCGAACAGGTGCCCGAAAAGGTGTTCCGTGTGGCCGCGCAGAAATCGACCGACGTGCTTGAGGTGACGGTGCAGCACGTCTATTCCGATGAAACCTACGATTTGGGGGAAGATCCGGGACTGGTCAAGGACGGCGTCGAAGACCATCTCCAGTATTATCTTGCCCAGCAGATCGAGCGCATCGGCAAAGGTGCGAAGCTGGTACGCCGCGAATACCCGACACCCGTCGGCCCGGTCGATATCATGGCCATTGACGGCAACGGCCAGCATGTCGCCATCGAAATCAAGCGCCACGGCGGGATTGACGGCGTCGAACAGCTTACCCGCTACGTAAAACTGCTTAACAAAGACCCGTTGCTCGCCCCGGTCCGTGGCATGTTCGCTGCCCAGACCATCACCCCGCAGGCCAAAGTCCTGGCCACGGAGCGCGGCTTCGATTGCCTTATTCTCGACTACGAGGATATGAAGGGTACCGACGACGACAGCTTGCGTTTGTTCTGA